In Megalobrama amblycephala isolate DHTTF-2021 linkage group LG10, ASM1881202v1, whole genome shotgun sequence, one DNA window encodes the following:
- the snapc1b gene encoding snRNA-activating protein complex subunit 1b isoform X2 gives MEHFREPVKTDCEELLARFQATESVRYEQFLEVWRDMNFSSIFYGKPEPSERRRFARLILSVVSPYFFPPYTFQIRVGGLFLLYGLFNSQLVTPREKIRISLKDWKDVMQFQRDAVNAQHYDVVYIFRKLLTDKAFYFTAMPIPLFYREKKEDGRKMKICEEFVDPSSRPQELVTTDMLEEIANIHEHYEGLKKSVFAEPDPNLDLIQKNLVPKLNGAILTYSSWQWNRTDSEQQDGGEGPSNQESSRRAQLLASIKSKSYGQAVEASKSRRHRQTQLAPAAEAEFSQKVTSKKKRKPSLKTRTQYLFNTQGNESEGLNVTRVWCMSAVKEEKAPEKRKKKFNWNPEKSSDPT, from the exons ATGGAACATTTCAGGGAACCTGTAAAAACAGACTGCGAGGAACTACTGGCTCGTTTTCAGGCGACCGAGTCAGTTCGGTACGAGCAGTTTCTAGAGGTCTGGAGAGACATGAACTTCAGCAGCATCTTCTA TGGTAAACCAGAGCCATCTGAGAGAAGGCGCTTTGCTCGTCTGATCCTGTCTGTGGTGTCTCCATACTTCTTTCCTCCCTACACTTTCCAGATCAGAGTGGGAGGGCTTTTTCTGCTCTACGGGCTCTTCAACTCACAACTCGTCACTCCCAGAGAGAAG ATCCGCATTTCTCTGAAGGACTGGAAGGATGTCATGCAGTTTCAGAGGGATGCAGTGAACGCTCAACATTATGATGTGGTTTACATCTTCCGGAAGCTCCTTACAGATAAAGCTTTCTACTTCACGGCCATGCCAATACCA CTCTTTTATAGGGAAAAGAAGGAAGATGGAAGGAAAATGAAAATCTGTGAAGAGTTTGTTGATCCGTCATCACGTCCTCAGGAACTTGTCACCACAGACATGCTAGAG GAAATTGCAAATATCCACGAGCATTATGAGGGTCTAAAGAAATCTGTTTTCGCTGAGCCAGACCCAAACCTGGATCTTATCCAAAAAAACCTGGTTCCCAAACTAAACGGTGCCATCCTCACCTATTCCAGTTGGCAGTGGAACCGTACG gaTTCTGAGCAGCAGGATGGTGGAGAGGGACCTTCAAATCAAGAA AGCTCCCGAAGAGCCCAACTGTTAGCGTCAATCAAATCCAAATCATATGGACAAGCTGTGGAG GCCTCCAAGTCTCGAcgtcacagacagacacagttGGCCCCAGCAGCCGAAGCAGAGTTTTCACAAAAGGTCACCTCAAAAAAGAAGCGAAAACCATCACTTAAAACGCGCACTCAATACCTCTTCAACACTCAGG GAAATGAGAGTGAGGGGTTGAATGTGACCCGGGTGTGGTGTATGAGTGCAGTGAAAGAAGAGAAGGCACCAG aaaaaaggaagaaaaaattCAACTGGAACCCTGAGAAGAGCAGCGATCCCACTTAG
- the snapc1b gene encoding snRNA-activating protein complex subunit 1b isoform X1, whose translation MDPCTMIAAGAGAAVAVVAAPAVLAGAGFTAGGIAAGSIASTLMSAAAMANGGGVAAGGVVAALQAAGAAGIPIAANAVIGAIGATVGGAMGGTLICSAGAAGAATIPAAGGGIGAAVSAVAGLIANCTGGKPEPSERRRFARLILSVVSPYFFPPYTFQIRVGGLFLLYGLFNSQLVTPREKIRISLKDWKDVMQFQRDAVNAQHYDVVYIFRKLLTDKAFYFTAMPIPLFYREKKEDGRKMKICEEFVDPSSRPQELVTTDMLEEIANIHEHYEGLKKSVFAEPDPNLDLIQKNLVPKLNGAILTYSSWQWNRTDSEQQDGGEGPSNQESSRRAQLLASIKSKSYGQAVEASKSRRHRQTQLAPAAEAEFSQKVTSKKKRKPSLKTRTQYLFNTQGNESEGLNVTRVWCMSAVKEEKAPEKRKKKFNWNPEKSSDPT comes from the exons ATGGATCCGT GTACAATGATCGCAGCTGGTGCAGGAGCAG CCGTAGCAGTTGTTGCAGCTCCTGCTGTTCTAGCAGGGGCCGGTTTCACCGCCGGAGGAATTGCTGCAGGTTCAATTGCCTCCACTTTGATGTCAGCTGCCGCCATGGCTAACGGAGGAGGGGTCGCAGCTGGAGGCGTGGTCGCAGCTCTTCAAGCCGCTG gtGCTGCTGGAATCCCTATCGCAGCTAATGCAGTGATAGGTGCCATAGGAGCCACTGTGGGTGGAGCTATGGGTGGAACACTGATATGCAGTGCAGGAGCTGCAG GTGCTGCAACAATCCCTGCCGCAGGCGGAGGCATCGGAGCCGCCGTGAGCGCAGTTGCCGGCTTAATTGCCAACTGCACTGG TGGTAAACCAGAGCCATCTGAGAGAAGGCGCTTTGCTCGTCTGATCCTGTCTGTGGTGTCTCCATACTTCTTTCCTCCCTACACTTTCCAGATCAGAGTGGGAGGGCTTTTTCTGCTCTACGGGCTCTTCAACTCACAACTCGTCACTCCCAGAGAGAAG ATCCGCATTTCTCTGAAGGACTGGAAGGATGTCATGCAGTTTCAGAGGGATGCAGTGAACGCTCAACATTATGATGTGGTTTACATCTTCCGGAAGCTCCTTACAGATAAAGCTTTCTACTTCACGGCCATGCCAATACCA CTCTTTTATAGGGAAAAGAAGGAAGATGGAAGGAAAATGAAAATCTGTGAAGAGTTTGTTGATCCGTCATCACGTCCTCAGGAACTTGTCACCACAGACATGCTAGAG GAAATTGCAAATATCCACGAGCATTATGAGGGTCTAAAGAAATCTGTTTTCGCTGAGCCAGACCCAAACCTGGATCTTATCCAAAAAAACCTGGTTCCCAAACTAAACGGTGCCATCCTCACCTATTCCAGTTGGCAGTGGAACCGTACG gaTTCTGAGCAGCAGGATGGTGGAGAGGGACCTTCAAATCAAGAA AGCTCCCGAAGAGCCCAACTGTTAGCGTCAATCAAATCCAAATCATATGGACAAGCTGTGGAG GCCTCCAAGTCTCGAcgtcacagacagacacagttGGCCCCAGCAGCCGAAGCAGAGTTTTCACAAAAGGTCACCTCAAAAAAGAAGCGAAAACCATCACTTAAAACGCGCACTCAATACCTCTTCAACACTCAGG GAAATGAGAGTGAGGGGTTGAATGTGACCCGGGTGTGGTGTATGAGTGCAGTGAAAGAAGAGAAGGCACCAG aaaaaaggaagaaaaaattCAACTGGAACCCTGAGAAGAGCAGCGATCCCACTTAG